The sequence ACTTCCGCCAGAACCAGACGCTGTCTGAGTACCTGCGCGAACAAGGCACCGTGGCCATTGCCGATCTGGACACCCGCCGCCTCACCCGCGTGCTGCGCACCACCGGCGCCCAAAACGGCTGCATCGCCACCTTCGAAGCTGGTTATGTGGTGACCGAGGCCGACAAGGCCGAAGCCATCGCCCGTGCCCAAGCCGCGCCCAGCATGGCCGGCCAAGATCTGGCCCAAGTCGTCACCACCGCCGCTTCGTTCGAGTGGACACAAACCGAGTGGAAGCTGGTCGGCGGCTACGGCACGCAGGATGCGCCGCGCTTCCACGTTGTGGCCTACGACTTTGGCGTCAAGCGCAACATCCTGCGCATGTTGGCCGAGCGCGGCTGCAAAGTCACCGTGGTGCCCGCCAAGACGCCCGCCGCCGACGTGCTGGCGCTGAACCCGGACGGCGTGTTCCTCTCGAACGGCCCGGGTGACCCGCAGCCGTGCGACTACGCTATCGCCGCCGCCCAGACGCTGATCGAATCCGGCAAGCCGACCTTCGGCATCTGCCTGGGTCATCAGATCATGGCGCTGGCCTCGGGCGCCAAGACCTTCAAGATGAAGTTCGGCCACCACGGCGGCAACCACCCGGTGAAGGATCTGGACAGCGGTCGCGTGTCGATCACCAGCCAGAACCACGGCTTCGCGGTGGATGCCGAGTCGCTGCCCGCCAACCTGCGCCCGACGCATGTGAGCCTGTTCGATGGCACGCTGCAAGGCCTGGCCCGCACCGACAAACCGGCGTTCTGCTTCCAGGGCCACCCGGAAGCCTCGCCCGGCCCGCACGACATCGCCTACCTGTTTGACCGTTTCATCGGTCTGATGGAACAAGCCTCCGCCTGACGGCCCAGCGCCGCCCGGCCCCGCCGCATTGACGACCTCGCGCCCGGTGTGCCCCTCGCACACCGGGCGTTTCACAAAAGGAGCAAGCCCCATGTTCGGCATCACCGACCTCGGAACCTACGTGCTCGGCGTGATCTTCATCGTGCTGCTGCCGGGGCCGAATTCGCTGTATGTGCTGTCGGTGGCGGGGCGGCGCGGCGTGCGCGCCGGCTACGCTGGCGCCTGCGGCGTGTTCCTGGGCGACACCATCCTGATGCTGCTCACCGCCGCTGGGGCCGCCTCGCTGCTGAAGGCCGCGCCGGCGCTGTTCCTCGTCATCAAATCAGTGGGGGCGGCTTACCTCGCCTGGGTGGGCATTCAGTTGCTGCGCTCGGCCTGGCAACAGTGGCGCGGGACGGTGGTTGCATCCACCAGCGAACCCGCTGCCGATCTCAGCCAGCCGTTCCGCCGCGCTCTGCTCATCAGCCTGCTGAACCCGAAGGCGATTCTGTTTTTCCTGTCGTTCTTCGTGCAGTTTGTTGATCCGGCGTATGCCTACCCGGCTGTGACCTTCCTCGCGCTCGGGGCCATCGTGCAGTTCTTCAGCGCCGTGTACCTGTCGGTGCTCATCCTGGCCGGTGCGCGTCTCGCGGCGGCCTTCCGGGCCCATCGCCGTGCCGCCAGCGTCACCAGCGGCAGCGTGGGCACCCTGTTCCTCGGATTCGGCGCCAAGCTCGCCACGGCCAGCCTGGGCTAAGCCCACGCCCGCGCCCCAGCCTGAAACGCCAACAAGACCTTCCAAGCCATGCCAAAACGTTCAGATCTCAAGAGCATCCTCATCATCGGCGCCGGCCCGATCATCATCGGCCAGGCCTGTGAGTTCGATTACTCCGGCGCCCAAGCCTGCAAGGCCCTGCGCGAAGAGGGTTACCGCGTCATCCTGGTCAACTCCAACCCGGCCACGATCATGACCGACCCGGACACGGCCGACGTCACCTACATCGAGCCGATCACCTGGCAGGTGGTGGAAAAAATCATCGCCAAGGAGCGCCCGGACGCCGTGCTGCCCACCATGGGCGGCCAAACCGCGCTGAACTGCGCGCTGGATCTGCACCGCAACGGCGTGCTGGCCAAGTACAACGTCGAGATGATCGGTGCCAACGAGCACGCCATCGAAAAGGCCGAAGACCGCCTGAAGTTCAAGGACGCGATGACCAAGATTGGCCTGGATTCGGCCAAGTCCGGCATCGCGCACACGCTGGAAGAAGCGTGGGGTGTGCAAAAGCGCATCCAGGCTGAAATCGGCGGCTCCGGCTTCCCGATGGTGATCCGCCCCAGCTTCACGCTGGGCGGCACCGGTGGTGGCATCGCCTACAACCCGGAGGAGTTCGAGGAGATCTGCAAGCGCGGCATCGACCTCTCGCCCACTAACGAGTTGCTGATCGAAGAAAGCCTGATCGGTTGGAAAGAGTACGAAATGGAAGTGGTTCGCGACAAGGCGGACAACTGCATCATCGTCTGCTCCATCGAAAACCTGGATCCGATGGGCATCCACACCGGGGACTCGATCACCGTCGCCCCGGCGCAAACGCTCACCGACAAGGAATACCAGCTCCTGCGCAACGCCTCCATCGCCATCCTGCGCGAAATCGGCGTGGACACTGGTGGCTCCAACGTGCAGTTCTCGATCAACCCGAACAATGGCCGGATGATCGTGATCGAGATGAACCCGCGTGTGTCGCGTTCCTCGGCGCTGGCGTCCAAGGCCACGGGGTTCCCGATCGCCAAGGTCGCGGCCAAGCTGGCCGTGGGTTACACCCTGGACGAGCTGAAGAACGACATCACTGGCGGCGCCACCCCGGCGTCGTTCGAGCCGTCGATCGACTACGTCGTCACCAAGATCCCGCGTTTTGCCTTCGAGAAATTCCGCGAAGCCGATCCGCACCTGACGACGCAGATGAAGTCCGTGGGCGAAGTGATGGCCATGGGCCGCACCTTCCAGGAATCGTTCCAAAAGGCGTTGCGTGGCTTGGAAACCGGCATCGACGGCCTGACCGAACGCAGCGATGACCGCGAGGAAATCGTCGAGCAGATCGGCAGCCCCGGCCCCGAGCGGATCCTGTTCCTGGCCGATGCCTTCCGCGTCGGCATGAGCTTGGATGAAGTGTTCGAAGAAACGGCGGTGGATCCGTGGTTCCTGGCGCAGATTGAGCAGCTCATCAGCGTGGAAAAGAGCTTGGCCGGCCGCACGCTGGACAGCCTCTCGAAGGACGAGCTGTATTTCTTGAAGCGCAAGGGCTTCTCGGATCGCCGCTTGGCCAAGCTGCTGGGCACGAACCAGCACGACGTGCGCGCCAAGCGCCACGCCCTGAACGTGCGTCCGGTCTACAAGCGTGTGGACACCTGCGCCGCCGAGTTCGCCACCCAAACCGCCTACCTCTATTCGACCTACGACGAGGAATGCGAAGCCGCGCCCACCGACAAGAAAAAGATCATGGTGCTGGGCGGTGGCCCGAACCGCATCGGCCAGGGCATCGAGTTTGACTACTGCTGCGTGCATGCCGCGCTCGCCATGCGCGAGGATGGTTACGAAACCATCATGGTCAACTGCAACCCGGAAACCGTCTCCACCGACTACGACACCTCCGATCGCCTCTACTTCGAGCCGGTGACGCTGGAAGACGTGCTGGAGATCGTGGACAAGGAACAGCCGGTCGGCGTGATCGTGCAGTACGGCGGCCAAACGCCGCTCAAGCTGGCCCTGGATCTGGAACGCGCTGGCGTGCCC is a genomic window of Vitreoscilla filiformis containing:
- the carA gene encoding glutamine-hydrolyzing carbamoyl-phosphate synthase small subunit, whose translation is MPPAILALADGTVFFGTSIGAAGHTVGEVVFNTALTGYQEILTDPSYCRQIVTLTYPHIGNYGVNAEDVEASKVHAAGLIIKDLPIRVSNFRQNQTLSEYLREQGTVAIADLDTRRLTRVLRTTGAQNGCIATFEAGYVVTEADKAEAIARAQAAPSMAGQDLAQVVTTAASFEWTQTEWKLVGGYGTQDAPRFHVVAYDFGVKRNILRMLAERGCKVTVVPAKTPAADVLALNPDGVFLSNGPGDPQPCDYAIAAAQTLIESGKPTFGICLGHQIMALASGAKTFKMKFGHHGGNHPVKDLDSGRVSITSQNHGFAVDAESLPANLRPTHVSLFDGTLQGLARTDKPAFCFQGHPEASPGPHDIAYLFDRFIGLMEQASA
- the leuE gene encoding leucine efflux protein LeuE; translation: MFGITDLGTYVLGVIFIVLLPGPNSLYVLSVAGRRGVRAGYAGACGVFLGDTILMLLTAAGAASLLKAAPALFLVIKSVGAAYLAWVGIQLLRSAWQQWRGTVVASTSEPAADLSQPFRRALLISLLNPKAILFFLSFFVQFVDPAYAYPAVTFLALGAIVQFFSAVYLSVLILAGARLAAAFRAHRRAASVTSGSVGTLFLGFGAKLATASLG
- the carB gene encoding carbamoyl-phosphate synthase large subunit, whose translation is MPKRSDLKSILIIGAGPIIIGQACEFDYSGAQACKALREEGYRVILVNSNPATIMTDPDTADVTYIEPITWQVVEKIIAKERPDAVLPTMGGQTALNCALDLHRNGVLAKYNVEMIGANEHAIEKAEDRLKFKDAMTKIGLDSAKSGIAHTLEEAWGVQKRIQAEIGGSGFPMVIRPSFTLGGTGGGIAYNPEEFEEICKRGIDLSPTNELLIEESLIGWKEYEMEVVRDKADNCIIVCSIENLDPMGIHTGDSITVAPAQTLTDKEYQLLRNASIAILREIGVDTGGSNVQFSINPNNGRMIVIEMNPRVSRSSALASKATGFPIAKVAAKLAVGYTLDELKNDITGGATPASFEPSIDYVVTKIPRFAFEKFREADPHLTTQMKSVGEVMAMGRTFQESFQKALRGLETGIDGLTERSDDREEIVEQIGSPGPERILFLADAFRVGMSLDEVFEETAVDPWFLAQIEQLISVEKSLAGRTLDSLSKDELYFLKRKGFSDRRLAKLLGTNQHDVRAKRHALNVRPVYKRVDTCAAEFATQTAYLYSTYDEECEAAPTDKKKIMVLGGGPNRIGQGIEFDYCCVHAALAMREDGYETIMVNCNPETVSTDYDTSDRLYFEPVTLEDVLEIVDKEQPVGVIVQYGGQTPLKLALDLERAGVPIIGTTPDSIDIAEDRERFQQLLHSLGLKQPPNRTARTEDAAMQMAHEIGYPLVVRPSYVLGGRAMEIVHGDKDLERYMREAVRVSDKSPVLLDRFLDDAVEVDVDCISDGTDVMIGGIMEHIEQAGVHSGDSACSLPPYTLSAELQDELRRQTALMAKALKVVGLMNVQFAVQGDVAAGADAWTVYVLEVNPRASRTVPYVSKATGQQLAKIAARCMAGQKLVDQKGLGGKPPVEVVPPYYCVKEAVFPFNKFPGVDPILGPEMRSTGEVMGVGRTFAEAMLKSQLGAGSRLPRKGNVVLSVKGNEHARAAAIAQDLHALGFGIIATKGTAAAIAAAGVPVRTIHKIKEGRPNIADLIKAGEIQLVFTTVDETRTAIADSRYIRTAALANRVTYYTTMAGCEAATEALKHQDGLEVISVQEMHAALA